A section of the Vidua macroura isolate BioBank_ID:100142 chromosome 23, ASM2450914v1, whole genome shotgun sequence genome encodes:
- the CAMK2N1 gene encoding calcium/calmodulin-dependent protein kinase II inhibitor 1, translating into MSEGPPYGEGQLAGDAAVGQLPFPVRLRGGDGLLAGGQGKRPPKLGQIGRSKRVVIEDDRIDDVLQNLSEKAPPGV; encoded by the exons atGTCGGAGGGGCCGCCCTACGGCGAGGGGCAGCTGGCGGGGGACGCGGCCGTGGGGCAGCTGCCCTTCCCCGTTCGCCTCCGCGGCGGCGACGGGCTCCTGGCCGGCGGGCAGGGCAAGCGGCCGCCCAAGCTGGGACAGATCGGCCGCAGCAAGAGAG TGGTCATTGAAGATGATAGAATTGATGATGTGCTGCAAAACCTCTCCGAAAAGGCCCCTCCCGGTGTTTAA